A window of Thermoproteus sp. genomic DNA:
AGGCGTAGGGCTCCTTCGCGATGTAGAGGCCCCTCACCAGCGCTAAAAACGCCGCGAAGATCAAAGCGATAATCGCGGGCGCCGGCAGAGGCGAGAGGAGGAGCGCCAAGTAGATAGCCGCGAAGACGGCCGATTGGGCTAGGGTTATATTGAGTCTCCTCCTGGCCGAATCTACGCGCATCATGAGGCTCATGGCGGACGCCGCCGGGAAGGAGGCGACGACCTGCCAAGGCGACCTCGCGAGGATTAAAGCGACCAGCCCCGCCACGACCAGCACGTTCGGCGGGGCGTTTCTGCCGGCGAATCCAGGGGTATATAGGGCTATATACAATATCGAGAAGGGAGCCCAGGCCAGCGGCAGGCCGACGTACCCGCCGGCTAGGCCCAAAAGGAAGAGGGCCAGAAGGACGTAGCTCAAAGGCCTTTTGGGCATCGTGTTGGTGAAGGCGGGATGTTGTAGGTACATGACCGAGAGGTAGAAGGCGAGGAGGCCCCACGTCATGAAGTCCGCATGTACGCGAATGGAAAATCGAGGCGCGGCCAGCCCCGCCATGAAGAAGAGGAAAGACAGAGCCAACGATATCTGGGAGACGCGTATTAGGTCGAGATTGGCATAGAAATACTCCCTAGGGGGCCCCCTCCCGATTCTATACCACATAGCTCGAACTAGCGTGCATGCTTTAAAGAATATCCAGCTTGGGAGATACGCTTTTTAAGCGCCGCGGATCTTCTACATATGTACTACATCGCTGATGAGAAGCTGAGGGCGGCCGTGGAGAAATTCGGCATAGAGAGGACTATGGCCTGCAGGACGCTCTTCCAACTGGTCAAGCTCTACAAGACGGGCCTCGTGACGGAGGCCGTGGGCAAGAAGGCGGAGGCCATGATGGCCGACATGTGCCCCAAAGAGCTGGTAGACGTAATCGCGCAGACCACCGACTAGGCGCCTCCCCTCTCCAAGAGCTTGTATATCACGTACTTCATGACCTCGTTTGTGCCCTCGCCTATTTCTAGGATCTTGGCGTCCCTATAGAACATCTCGGCCTTGCTCTCCTTGCTGTATCCGTAGCCGCCCTCCATCTGCACGGCCCTCCTGGTCACATCCACCGCGAGGCGCGCCGCTTGTAGCTTAGCCACGTGGGACATGAGGAGGAAGTCGGGCGACTTGGTGTCGTAAAGGTAGGCCGCATAATATGCGAGGGTCCTGGCCGTCTCTATGGCTGCCAACATTTCGGCGAGTTCGAACTGGGCGTTTTGGAACTCAATTAACTTCCTCCCGAATAGCTCTCTGTTTTTGGCCCAGTTGTAGGCCTCCTCGAAGGCCCCCCTCGCCACGCCTATCGCCACGCCCGATATGGCGACCCTCCCCACGTCTAGAGTGTGCATCAAGATCTTCCACCCGCCGTTCAGCTCGCCGACTATGTCGCCGTCGCCGACCCTGCAGTCGTTGAGTTTCAACTCGGCGGTGCCGGTGCCCCTAACCCCCATCACCTCTATGGGCGATGCCTCGACGCAGTTGTTCCTCCGCAGGAGGAAGACCGTAATTGCCTTATGTCTGGCCTCCCTAGGCCCCGTCCTGGCCGCCACTAAGTAGTAATCGGCGTACAGCCCGTTGGTGATCCACATCTTCGCGCCGTTTATAGACCACTCTCCGCCGATCCGCTCGGCTCTGGTCTGTATCGCCGCCGCGTCGCTACCGCAACAAGGCTCCGATAGGGCAAAAGCGCCTATTTTCTCCCCCGCCGCCACTCTAGGCAGGACCTCTTCTTTCTGTTCCCTCCGCGCGAAGTTGTTAACGGCGTCGGCGAAAAGAATCCCGTAGGCCTCCACCAACAAGCTGAAGCCCCCGCTTATACGCCCCAGCTCCTCCAATACGACCACGGCGGACCTCAAGTCGCCCCCTCCCCCGCCGTACTCTGGAGGCACCGTTGGGGTCAAAAGGCCGAGCTTTCCGGCCTCCCTAATGGCCTCTCTGGGGTAGTAGTTCTCTCTGTCCATCCTGCGGGCTATAGGCTCCACATGTTTCTCCGCGAACTCCCTAGCGGCCTTCCTCACCAGCTCATGTTCCTGCGTCAAAAGGCTCATTCCTCCTCGAAGTACTCTATGTCGGTGACGAGGCCCTTCCTCTCGCTCCGCCACTTGGGCCTCACCTTCATGCCGACTCTCGGCCTGTCGGTCTTCACGTAGTGGATCAAGCCCCCTTCGACTCCGGGGAACTTTATGAAGGCCAACACTCTCCTCTCCCTGAGGGGCTCGCCGTAGAAGTCCCTCTCCACGACCGTGAAGCTCTCCACGACGCCTACCGGCTCCACATCGCGGAGCTCCTTAACCTCCTCGAAGTCGTAGGGGCAGAAGGCCTTAGGCGGCATGAAGAGCCTCCCGCACTTGGGGCAGTAGGCCGCGGTCAGCTTGCCTTCTCTCAACGCCTCGAGCCATTTGGTGCCCACGGGGCCCGCCGTGTAGACATAGGCCTCTATTTCCATCACCTCCGGGAAGTACTTGACGCGCCTCATGGCCTCACCGCCTCGAAGCACTCTATGTCCGTGATGGAGCCCGTCCTTTTCTCGGGCGGCTTCCAACGCGCCTTGACCCTCGCGCCGAACGCCCTCATGCTCTTTACGTCGTCCTCCGAGAAGCCGCATAGGTAGTGCATAAGGCCGGGGAAGAAGTGGTCGTCGAACTTATAGCCGGGCACGTCCAGCTTCACTACGCCTACCGCCACGGGCTCCTTGAGCCTAGACCTATCGGCCGCGATGTAGCTCATGACGGCGGTCACCACGACCCCCTCGTCCTTCACTTCAATCCACCTATCCACCTCGCGGAAGCAGTAAGAGCAGTACATCCTAGGCGGCACGAAGACCCTCCCGCATTTATCGCAGACCGTGCCCAAGATCTTGCCCTCCTTCAGCCCCGCCAAGAAGCGGCCAAGGGCCTGACCCGTGGTGTACTCATAACGCGCCCTGCCCACCACGCCCATCTCGAATACCGGAAACGTCCACTTGTCGTACTTAGTGCCTCTTGGGTTTAACGGCTTGCCGGTCATATCCCCATCACGATCACAGTTCCTGCCTGCATTAGGTCGCCCCAGGCTTGCGCCAAGCCGGTATATACAGGCTTCTTCACCTGTCTGGCTCCTGCCTCGCCTCTTATCTGCCAGAATATCTCGGCGACCTTCATGAGCCCCGCCGCGGCGATGGGGTTCCCCACGCCCAACAGGCCGCCCGACGGATTTATGGGCAGGTCGCCGTCCCTCTGCGTCACCCCCTCCCTCGTCAAGACGGGCGCCTCGCACTTCTTGGCCAGGCCCAAGCCCTCCATGTGGTGTAGCTCCTTGTAGTCGAAGGGGTCGTAGGGCTCGGCCACATCTATCTGCTTCCTGGGGTTGTCTATGCCGGCCATGCGGTAGGCCATTTCGGCCGCGCGGCGGACATATTCCGGATAGGCCAAATCGCGGTTAGTCCAATGGGTCGTGTCGAGAGTCCACCCGATCCCCTTCACCCACACGGGCGTGTCGGTGATCCTTCTGGCCTCCTCCTCACTGGCCAGCACCACGGCCGCCGCGCCGTCGCTAGTCGGCGATATGTCGAGGAGCTGGACCGGCCACACTAACACCTCGCTCTTCAATACGTCGTCCACCGTGACGTTGGGCATGCACAACTGCGCCGAGGGGTGGCCGCAGGCGTTGCGCTTATTCTTGACGGAGACTAGCGCTATGTCTTCTTTCTTCACGCCGCATTTATGCATATAGCGATGCATCTCCATGGCGAATATCCAGATGAGGTTGGGGTTCAATGGCTTTTCGACTATGGGGTCCCAGATGTACCTAAAGACGTATTGGGTATGCGGCTTGGCCGCGTGGCTCATCTTCTCCTCAGCAACAGCCAGCACCTTCTTGCAGAGCCCGGAGGCCACGTGCCACCACGCGGCTATGGGCACGAAGACGCCTGTGGCCCCTCCCACGAAGACTCTCACGGTCGGCTTCTTGACGCCGCCGGCGCCGTCGGCGAGGTATTCGCCCTTCATGTGGACTCCGTCGAACGCGTCGGGCGCGCTACCTATGACCACGCAGTCTATGTCCTTGAGGGTCAGCCCCGCCTCATCTAGGGCCTGTTTGGCGGCCAGCCAGGCCAGCTCCTGCGGCGTCTCCAACATCCTGCTCCTGAACAACGTCAGCCCGGCCCCCACGACCGCCACGCGGTGTTTGAAGTTGAGGTTGCGGCCCGTCATAGCCTCAACACAGCCACGACGCTTGTGGTGGTGGGCACTCCCCTCCAGCTCTGCACGACGGCTACCTCCCTCCTGTCGACCTCGGCCTTTATGTCGCCGCGCATGACCGCCACGGCGTAGCTCAGCCTAGCAAGGCCGTGTACCTCAAGCGGCACCCCCTCCGCCAAGGCGCCCCCGCTGAGGTTCACCGGAAGCCTCCCTCCGGGACAGAAGGCGCCGTCGGCCAGGAGGTCCTTGGCGGCGCCCTTAGGCGCGAGGCGTAGCGCCTCGATGTGTTGAAGCTCCTTGAAGCTATAGCGGTTGTCCACCTCGGCGAATCCGACCTCTTTGGCCGGGTCGGCGATCTTCGCCTGCTCGTAGGCGCCATCTGCGGCGAGGCGTGTATGTATCGGGAAGGACCAGTCGTGTAGCTCCAATGTGGAGGTCTCTGTGGACCACCAAGCTCCGTCGATCCACACCGGCGTGTCTGTGAAGTCTCTGATGACCCTCTCGGACGCCAACACGACCACAACAGCGGCGTCGACGAATTTAGCTATGTCGGCCTCCCTAAGGGGGTCCACCACGACTGGCGAGCCTGCCCGCGACCTCCCGGGAGAAGCGAAGGGAGCTCTGGGGTTCTTAGAGCCGGCCCTATGGGCCTTCTCCACGACGGCCTCGAGGTGCTCCTCGCCCACGCCGTACTTAGTCATATACGCCCTCGCCTCGAGGGCGGCGAGCGCGTGCACGTTTTCGAGCATCAACGGCCTCACCGAGATGGGGTCTGTCGCCATGAACATCACGTCGTTCATAGTAGTAATGTCGCTGGGCTTCCCGTGGGACTCCACCACGACCACGTCGAAAAGCCCACTTCTAATCATCATGTAGGCCTGCCCCACACATTGAAGTCCGTCGCCAGTCACCGTGTAGACGGGCTTCATGGCCCCGCCTATGGGGTCCGGCGCGAATTCGTCGG
This region includes:
- a CDS encoding acyl-CoA dehydrogenase family protein, which translates into the protein MSLLTQEHELVRKAAREFAEKHVEPIARRMDRENYYPREAIREAGKLGLLTPTVPPEYGGGGGDLRSAVVVLEELGRISGGFSLLVEAYGILFADAVNNFARREQKEEVLPRVAAGEKIGAFALSEPCCGSDAAAIQTRAERIGGEWSINGAKMWITNGLYADYYLVAARTGPREARHKAITVFLLRRNNCVEASPIEVMGVRGTGTAELKLNDCRVGDGDIVGELNGGWKILMHTLDVGRVAISGVAIGVARGAFEEAYNWAKNRELFGRKLIEFQNAQFELAEMLAAIETARTLAYYAAYLYDTKSPDFLLMSHVAKLQAARLAVDVTRRAVQMEGGYGYSKESKAEMFYRDAKILEIGEGTNEVMKYVIYKLLERGGA
- a CDS encoding thiolase domain-containing protein, which produces MRVAVAGVGWFGFQPEVVDYSFREMMFKAAQRAYQDAGGLDPRRDVDAFVSCQEDFWEGISIADEFAPDPIGGAMKPVYTVTGDGLQCVGQAYMMIRSGLFDVVVVESHGKPSDITTMNDVMFMATDPISVRPLMLENVHALAALEARAYMTKYGVGEEHLEAVVEKAHRAGSKNPRAPFASPGRSRAGSPVVVDPLREADIAKFVDAAVVVVLASERVIRDFTDTPVWIDGAWWSTETSTLELHDWSFPIHTRLAADGAYEQAKIADPAKEVGFAEVDNRYSFKELQHIEALRLAPKGAAKDLLADGAFCPGGRLPVNLSGGALAEGVPLEVHGLARLSYAVAVMRGDIKAEVDRREVAVVQSWRGVPTTTSVVAVLRL
- a CDS encoding Zn-ribbon domain-containing OB-fold protein — translated: MRRVKYFPEVMEIEAYVYTAGPVGTKWLEALREGKLTAAYCPKCGRLFMPPKAFCPYDFEEVKELRDVEPVGVVESFTVVERDFYGEPLRERRVLAFIKFPGVEGGLIHYVKTDRPRVGMKVRPKWRSERKGLVTDIEYFEEE
- a CDS encoding thiolase domain-containing protein → MTGRNLNFKHRVAVVGAGLTLFRSRMLETPQELAWLAAKQALDEAGLTLKDIDCVVIGSAPDAFDGVHMKGEYLADGAGGVKKPTVRVFVGGATGVFVPIAAWWHVASGLCKKVLAVAEEKMSHAAKPHTQYVFRYIWDPIVEKPLNPNLIWIFAMEMHRYMHKCGVKKEDIALVSVKNKRNACGHPSAQLCMPNVTVDDVLKSEVLVWPVQLLDISPTSDGAAAVVLASEEEARRITDTPVWVKGIGWTLDTTHWTNRDLAYPEYVRRAAEMAYRMAGIDNPRKQIDVAEPYDPFDYKELHHMEGLGLAKKCEAPVLTREGVTQRDGDLPINPSGGLLGVGNPIAAAGLMKVAEIFWQIRGEAGARQVKKPVYTGLAQAWGDLMQAGTVIVMGI
- a CDS encoding Zn-ribbon domain-containing OB-fold protein, translating into MTGKPLNPRGTKYDKWTFPVFEMGVVGRARYEYTTGQALGRFLAGLKEGKILGTVCDKCGRVFVPPRMYCSYCFREVDRWIEVKDEGVVVTAVMSYIAADRSRLKEPVAVGVVKLDVPGYKFDDHFFPGLMHYLCGFSEDDVKSMRAFGARVKARWKPPEKRTGSITDIECFEAVRP